A genomic window from Macaca mulatta isolate MMU2019108-1 chromosome 19, T2T-MMU8v2.0, whole genome shotgun sequence includes:
- the SIGLECL1 gene encoding SIGLEC family-like protein 1 isoform X2, translating into MLPLLQLVPAKLLNSSCSLKKTLQCSCSFHGIPTPSVQWWMGGVPVGVDGMDGSLQVTSTVLGPWANSTISLTEEPEMGMRLLCEGKNQNRTHALSILLMSRKSSLASQAFVKGLIQGAIYAGVVIALLFLCLLPLIVKHIRKKQAKKAAAIRAKNSSKVRASQELAMSLKPEEPGKPIVTTFSESHILEKQDKRAS; encoded by the exons ATGCTTCCACTGCTACAGCTGG TACCTGCTAAGCTGCTCAACTCTTCTTGCTCCTTGAAGAAGACACTGCAGTGCAGCTGTTCCTTCCATGGGATTCCCACACCCTCTGTGCAGTGGTGGATGGGAGGAGTCCCCGTGGGTGTGGATGGCATGGATGGCAGCCTCCAAGTGACCTCCACCGTGCTTGGCCCCTGGGCTAACAGCACCATCAGCCTAACCGAAGAGCCAGAAATGGGCATGAGACTTCTCTGTGAGGGGAAGAACCAAAACAGAACCCACGCTTTGAGCATCCTACTGATGTCAA GAAAGAGTTCTTTGGCTTCCCAGGCCTTCGTGAAAGGGCTGATCCAGGGTGCTATCTATGCGGGAGTTGTAATTGCGCtgctcttcctctgcctcctccctctcaT AGTAAAACATATCAGAAAGAAGCAGGCGAAGAAAGCTGCAGCAATCAGAGCAAAAAACAGCTCGAAAGTCAGAGCAAGCCAAGAACTCGCGATGTCTCTGAAGCCTGAGGAACCAGGAAAACCCATAGTCACCACATTTTCTGAGAGCCACATATTG GAAAAGCAAGATAAACGAGCCAGCTAA
- the SIGLECL1 gene encoding SIGLEC family-like protein 1 isoform X1 translates to MLPLLQLVPAKLLNSSCSLKKTLQCSCSFHGIPTPSVQWWMGGVPVGVDGMDGSLQVTSTVLGPWANSTISLTEEPEMGMRLLCEGKNQNRTHALSILLMSRKSSLASQAFVKGLIQGAIYAGVVIALLFLCLLPLMKSKINEPAKPVERASYLESPLSLELEKSAKFIEPTETLEAVINLEPPDSPELTKPSQFPHIPYTHSPLNRGLLSDLVLEPLKTNFAIGCLTKPEEICATLGRCQKKERYM, encoded by the exons ATGCTTCCACTGCTACAGCTGG TACCTGCTAAGCTGCTCAACTCTTCTTGCTCCTTGAAGAAGACACTGCAGTGCAGCTGTTCCTTCCATGGGATTCCCACACCCTCTGTGCAGTGGTGGATGGGAGGAGTCCCCGTGGGTGTGGATGGCATGGATGGCAGCCTCCAAGTGACCTCCACCGTGCTTGGCCCCTGGGCTAACAGCACCATCAGCCTAACCGAAGAGCCAGAAATGGGCATGAGACTTCTCTGTGAGGGGAAGAACCAAAACAGAACCCACGCTTTGAGCATCCTACTGATGTCAA GAAAGAGTTCTTTGGCTTCCCAGGCCTTCGTGAAAGGGCTGATCCAGGGTGCTATCTATGCGGGAGTTGTAATTGCGCtgctcttcctctgcctcctccctctcaT GAAAAGCAAGATAAACGAGCCAGCTAAGCCTGTGGAACGTGCATCATACCTGGAGTCACCATTATCCCTGGAATTAGAAAAGTCTGCAAAATTTATAGAGCCCACAGAAACCCTGGAGGCTGTAATAAACCTGGAGCCCCCGGACTCTCCTGAGCTCACAAAACCCTCTCAGTTCCCACACATCCCTTACACTCATTCTCCATTGAATAGGGGTTTACTCTCAGACCTAGTCTTAGAGCCTCTGAAGACAAACTTTGCAATTGGTTGTTTGACTAAACCAGAAGAAATCTGTGCCACCCTGGGAAGGTgtcaaaagaaggaaagatatATGTGA
- the SIGLECL1 gene encoding SIGLEC family-like protein 1 isoform X3, with amino-acid sequence MLPLLQLGKSSLASQAFVKGLIQGAIYAGVVIALLFLCLLPLIVKHIRKKQAKKAAAIRAKNSSKVRASQELAMSLKPEEPGKPIVTTFSESHILEKQDKRAS; translated from the exons ATGCTTCCACTGCTACAGCTGG GAAAGAGTTCTTTGGCTTCCCAGGCCTTCGTGAAAGGGCTGATCCAGGGTGCTATCTATGCGGGAGTTGTAATTGCGCtgctcttcctctgcctcctccctctcaT AGTAAAACATATCAGAAAGAAGCAGGCGAAGAAAGCTGCAGCAATCAGAGCAAAAAACAGCTCGAAAGTCAGAGCAAGCCAAGAACTCGCGATGTCTCTGAAGCCTGAGGAACCAGGAAAACCCATAGTCACCACATTTTCTGAGAGCCACATATTG GAAAAGCAAGATAAACGAGCCAGCTAA